The Microbacterium esteraromaticum genome contains the following window.
CCCGCCCTTGCGCACCGTCTCGGTCAGCGTGCCATCCATCAACCCGCGCCAGTTGCGGTACCCGAGCGCCTTGTCGTCGGCGTCGACGGCGGCGACCGAGTCTTCCAGGTCCATGATCGTCGTGGTCGCCGACTCCAGCACGACGTCGTGCACGCCCGCAGCATCCGTCCGCCCGATCGCGCCGTCGCGATCGATGACGATCTCGACGTGCAGTCCGTGATGGCGCAGCAGCACCGACGTCGGAGCATCGGCCGGCCCCGCGAAGCCGACGAACGTCGCCGGGTCGCTCAGACGTCGGATGCCCGATGCCGTCGCCACGGCCAGGCCTTCGGCATCCACCCGATAGCCGGTGGCATCCGCGTGCGAACCCTCGGTGAGCGGCGCCGCCTGGTCGAGCAGCGCGCGACCCCGTGCAATCACCTCGGCGCCGCGAGCGGCGTTGTACTCGCGGCCGGGGGCGAGCTCGACGGTCTGCTCGATCGCATCGGTGCCGTAGAGCGCGTCGTACAGCGACCCCCACCGGGCGTTCGCGGCGTTCAGCGCGAAGCGCGCGTTCAGCAGCGGCACCACGAGCTGCGGGCCGGCCATCGTCGCGATCTCGGGATCGACGTTCTCGGTCGTGATCCGGAACGGTGCCGGCTCGGGAACGAGGTAGCCGATCTCGGTGAGCAGCGCCCGGTACTGCGCCGGGTCGGGACGCCCGGGGGACGCCCGGTGGAACGCGTCGATGCGCTGCTGCAGGTCATCGCGGATGCGCAGCAGCTCGGCATTGCGCGGCGCGAGGTCGTGGATGATCTCGGCGACGCCGCTCCAGAAGGCGCTCGCATCGAGCCCGGCATCGGCCAGGGCGGTCTCGGCGAACTCGGCGATCGGATCGGCGACCGACAGGCCGGCACGGTCGAGGTACGTGGTCACAGTCCTTGTCCTTCCCTGCGGGCGCCCGGACGGCGCTGACTCCCACGGTAGGCAGGATGCTCGATTTCGGAGCGCCGATTTCATATCGTGGAACGTGTGACAGCATCCGACAGCTCTCCCGCACCCGCCGGCGTGCAGTCCGTCGCCCGCACCTTCGCCCTGCTCGAAGCCCTCGCCGACGCCGGGGGAGAAGAGGCGCTCGCCGCGCTCGCCGCCGCCACCGGCCTCGCCGTGCCGACCGCGCACCGCCTGCTCAAGACACTGCACGGCCTCGGCTACGTGCGCCAGCTCGAAGACCGCCGCTATGCCCTCGGCGCCGGGCTCATCGCCCTCGGGCAGCAGGCCGTGCCGCCGCTGGCCGATGCCGCACTACCCGCACTGCGGCAGCTCGAAGACGCCTTTCACGAGACCGCCAACCTCGCCGTGCTCGACGGTGACCTCGTGCTGTATGCCGGACAGGTGGCCTCGCGTCAGCGCATGCGCATGTTCACCGAGGTGGGACGGCGCGTGCTGCCGCACTCGACCGGCGTCGGCAAGGCGATGCTCTCGACCATGCCCGAACCGCACGTTCGCGCACTCATCGCCCGTACCGGGCTGCCGTGCTTCACCCCGCAGACCCTCACCGACCCGGATGCCTTCATCGCCGACCTGCGCCGATCGCGCAGCCGCGGGTTCGCCGCCGACGACAGCGAACAAGAGGTCGGCGTGCGCTGCATCGCCGTCGCCGTGCCCGGACTGGGTCAGCCCGCCGCGATCTCGGTATCGGGTCCCGCCGCCCGCATCACGGATGCCCGGGTGCCCGACGTTGTCGACGCGCTGACGCAGGCGGCCGAGCATCTGGCAGCTGCCGGCCGCTGAGCCGCGCGCCACCTGCGGTGCTCGATACACTTCCTTCGACCCCGACTCGAAGGATGCCCCGATGCCGCGTTTCGACCTGCCGCCCGAGCAGCTGCGCACCTACTCGCCCGACGTGACCGAACCGGCCGACTTCGACGAGTTCTGGCAGCGCACCCTCGCCGAGTCGCGCGCCGTCGCGACCCCGCCCGTGCTGCGCCGGGTCGACTCTCCTCTGCGCACGGTCGAGGTCTACGACGTCACCTTCAGCGGCTATGCCGGTGATCCCGTGCACGCCTGGCTCGTGCTGCCCGCGCACATCGACGGCCCGTTGCCGGGCATCGTCGAGTACGTCGGGTACGGCGGCGGCCGCGGTGTCGCCCACGAGCAACTGCACTGGGCATCGTCCGGATACGCGTACCTGCGCATGGACACCCGTGGCCAGGGCAGCGTCTGGGGCAACGGCGGCTCGACCGCCGATCCGCACGGCACCGGTTCGTCGTCGCCCGGGTTCATGACCCGGGGCATCCTCGACCCGCACGACTACTACTACCGCCGCGTGTTCACCGACGGCGTGCTCGCCGTTGACGCACTGCGCTCGCTCGACCGCGTCGACGCCAGCCGTGTCGCCGTCGTCGGCTCGAGCCAGGGCGGGGGCATCTCGATCGCCGTCGCCGGCCTCACCGAGGGGCTGATCGCCGTGATGCCCGAGGTGCCGTTCCTGTGCCACTTCGAACGCGCGATCGGCATGACCGACCGCGACCCCTACCAAGAGGTCGTCCGCTACCTGTCGGTGCACCGCGACGCCGTCGAGCCGGTCTTCCACACCCTGTCGTACTTCGACGGCGTCACCTTCGCCCGCCGGGCGACGGCGCCAGCGCTGTTCTCGGTCGCGCTGATGGATGCCACCTGTCCGCCCTCCACGGTGTACGCGGCCAAGAATGCTTGGGCGGCCGACGCCGAGATCATCGAGTACCCGTTCAATGACCACGAGGGCGGCCTCGGCGTGCACTGGGCGCCGCAGGCGCAGTTCCTCGCCGCGCACGTGGGGGAGCCCGTCTCCGCCGGGTAAACGCCCTCCCGAACGGCGACGGGCAGAGCGAAAAGGCAAGAGTGGGGCCCCTTCTCGTGGCGTAAGTGCATGCTCGTGCGTGGCGAGCTGCGCTTTTTGCTCCCAGATTTTGGTAGCAAGCCCATGCGGGCGCATACTCGTGACACCCCATCAGCCTGTTCTTGGGAATCACAATGACGTCCTTCGCACCCGCCCCGAGCGACACGACCATCGCCATCATCGGCGCCGGTCGCCTCGGCACCACACTGGCTCGTGCGCTCCGCGCCGCCCGCTTCCGCGTCTTCGGCCCCCTCGGGCCGGGCACCCCGCCCCGCGCCGACATCGCCCTCCTCTGCGTCCCCGACGCCGCCATCAGCGAGACCGCGCGCGCAACCAGACCGTTCGCCCGCCTCATCGGTCACGCCTCGGGCGCGACACCCCTCGACGACGTCGACTTCAGCATCCACCCGCTCCAGACCTTCATCGGCACCGAGCCGCCCGAGATCTTCCACGGCATCACCGCGGCCATCGCCGGACGCACTCCCGACGCGCTCGCCGCAGCCGACAGCATCGCGCGCGCCCTCGGAGCCCGCCCGATCGCGATCGATGACGTGCACCGCGCCGAGTACCACGCCGCGGCCTCGTTCGCGTCGAACTTCGTGCTCACCGTGCTCGACGCCGCCGAGCAACTCGCCGAGCGGGCGAACATCCCGCCCGCCGACGCGCGCGAGCTGCTGGCACCACTCATTCGGCAGAGCGTCGACAACTGGGTCGCCACCGGGGCGGGCCCCGTGCTCACCGGCCCCATCGCCCGCGGAGATGAGGCCACCGTCGCCCGCCAGCGCCAGGTCGCCGAGGCGGCCGGGCTCGACGAGCTCTTCGACGCACTCGCCGATCGCACCCGCGCACTCACCGACAGACCCGCCGCATGAAGATCGTCCGCACGATCGCCGAGGTGCGCGCCGCCGTGCGCGACACCCGCAGTCGTGGCGGGCGCATCGGCCTTGTGCCCACCATGGGCGCCTTCCACGACGGGCACCTCTCGCTCATGCGTCACGCCCGGCAGCACAACGACCTCGTCGTCGTCTCGCTGTTCGTCAACCCCACCCAGTTCGGCCCCGCCGAAGACCTCAGCCGCTACCCGCGCGACGAGCACCGCGATGCCGCCCTGGCCGAGCAGGCCGGCGCCGACGTGCTCTTCGCCCCCGATGTGGCCGAGATCTACCCCGACGGCTTCGCGACCAGCATCCACGTCTCGGGGCTCACCGACGTGCTCGACGGCGCCGCCCGCGGTGCGCACCACTTCGACGGGGTCGCCACGGTCGTCACCAAACTGCTCGGCATCGTGCGGCCCGACACCGCCTACTTCGGGCAGAAGGACGCCCAGCAGGTGCTCGTCGTCCGCCGCGTCGCGCGCGACCTCGACCTCGACGTGCGCATCGAGGCGCTGCCCACCGTGCGCGAACCCGACGGGCTCGCCATGAGCTCGCGCAACATCTACCTCGATGCGGATGCCCGCCGCCGGGCGACTGCACTGAACAGGGCGCTCACGGTGGCATCCGACCTGCACCGCTCGGGCGAACGCGACGCGGCCACCCTCGTGGCCGCCGCTCGATGGGTGCTCGACGCCGCAGGGATCACCCCCGAGTACCTCGAACTGCGCGACGCGACCGACCTGCGCGCGCTCACCCGTGTCGACGACGACGCCCTGCTCGCGGTCGCCGCGCGCGTCGGCGACGCCCGCCTGATCGACAACCACCTCCTCACCGCCTCGCCGAAGAAGCCGTCATGAGCACCCACGCCGCCCCGCGCCGACGCGTCACCCTCGCAGACCTCGCCGCCAAGAAACGCGCCGGCGAACCACTCGTGATGGTCACCGCGTACGACCACCCCGGCGCGCAGATCGCCGAGGCAGCGGGCGTCGACCTCGTCCTCGTCGGCGACTCGGCCGCGATGACCGTGCTCGGCTACGACAGCACCGTGCCGATCACCGTCGACGAGATGCTCGTGCTCACCAGGGCTGTGCGCCGCGGACTCGACGCGCCCCTGCTGGTCGGGGATCTGCCGTTCGGCTCGTATGAGGCATCCGACGCCCTCGCGCTCGCCACCGCCCAGCGCTTCGTGAAAGAGGCCGGTGTCGACCTGGTCAAGATCGAACGCGGCGGCACGAGTGTCGCCCGGGCCCGCGCCCTCGTCGACGCGGGCATCCCCGTCGTCGGCCACGTCGGACTCACCCCGCAGAGCGTCGCCGCCCTCGGCGGCTACCGCGCGCAGGGACGCACCGCCGAGGCGGCGATCGCCGTGATCGACGACGCCATCGCACTGCAGAACGCCGGATGCTCGCTACTGGTCGTCGAAGCCGTTCCCTCGCCCGTCACGGCGGCGATCGTCGACCGCGTCGACTTCCCGGTGATCGGCATCGGCGCCGGTGCCAGCGCCGACGGGCAGGTGCTGGTGTTCCACGACCTGCTCGGCATCTACGACGGCCCCGCCGCCCGGTTCGTCAAGCGCTACGCCCACTTGCGCGACGCCGCGATCGACGGCGTCGCTGCCTACGCGCGCGAGGTGCGGTCGGGTGCCTACCCCGCGCCCGAGCACGGGTACACGATGGCGGATGCTGAAGAGCAGCGCCTGCGCGAACTGCTCGATCGGCGCTGACGGCGGTCCGCCGTACGTTTGGCGGGAGTGTGAACGTCTGGCGGGCGACACGCCGAGTATGCCGCTGGCATCCGTACAATTCCCCGCCAAACGTACGTGACTCCAACTCGGTGCGGGTGTCACCCAGCCGAACCGGCGGCACCCGACTCGGCCGCGGCCGTGATGCGCGCCGCCATGCCGGCGAAGATGAACCCGTGGAACGGCAGCACGGCCAGCCAGTACAGCCGTCCGGTGAGCCCGCGAGGAAAGAACACGGCCCGCTGCTCGTAGCGCGTGCCCGTGGCATCCGGCACCGCTCTCAGCTCGAGCCACGCGGCGCCGGGCACTCTCATCTCGGCCCGCAACCGCAGCAGGCCGCCCGCTTCTGCATCAGCGGTCGGTTCGTGAACCGCCTCGACCCGCCAGAAGTCCACGGCGTCTCCGGGGCGCACGCGGGTGCGGCTGCGCCGCCCGCGTCGCAGACCGACACCGCCGATCACGCGATCCATGATGCCGCGCAGCGCCCACAGGAACCGTGATGAGTACCAGCCGTTCTGCCCGCCGATGCCCACGATCACCCGCCAGACTTCTGCCACGGGCGCGCTCGTGTGCACGGTGCGCTCATCGGTGAACACGGTCCGCCCCGCCCAGTCCGGGTCGCTCGGCAACGGGTCGCTCGGGGCGCCCGACACCTCGGCATCCTGCCAACTCGTCTCGACGCCATCCGCGTCGACCCGGCCGAGCGCCAGCGACACCGCCCGCCGGTAGGGCATCAGCCCGCCTTCGGGGCCGGGGATCAGGTCGTCGATCGCCCGGTTCTTCATCACGCACTCGTTCTGCAGCGACTCCACGAGCGGGCGCGCGATCGCCCGCGGCACCGGCGTCACCAGGTTGACCCACAGCGACGCCAGGCGAGGGGTCAGCACCGGCAGAGCCGCGATCGCCCGCTGCGGCAGTCCCGCTTCGAGCGCGTACCCGTTCATCATCTGCCCGTAGCGCAGCACATCGGGGCCGCCGATGTCGACCGCGGCGTTCACCGTGGCATCCACCCGCGCCGCGCCCAGCAGGTAGTGCAGCACGTCGCGGATCGCGATCGGCTGAATGCGGTTGCGCACCCACTTGGGGGCGGGCATGTACGGCAGCACCTCGGTGAGGTGGCGGATCATCTCGAACGACGCCGATCCCGAGCCGATCACCACGCCGGCCTGCAGCACCAGCGTGGGCACTCCCGAGGCGAGCAGGATCTCACCCACCTGCACGCGCGAGCGCAAATGCGGCGACAGCTCGGCGCCGTCCGGGTGCAGGCCGCCCAGATAGACGATCCGACGCACCCCGGATGCCGCGGCGGCATCCGCTACGGCGTGCGCGGCCTCGGCATCGCGGGCGTCGAAGTCCTTGCCGCCGCCCATGGAGTGCACCAGGTAGTAGACGACGTCCACATCGTGCATGGCCCGGGTGACGGCATCCGCGTTCTGCGCCTCTCCCTCGACGATCTCGACGTCGTCGCCCCACGCGAACGAGCGTGCGCGGGCCGCGTCGCGCGCAAGCACGCGCACGCGGTAGCCGGCGCTCAGAAGGCGGGGTGTGAGGCGCCCGCCGATGTACCCGGTCGCGCCGAGGACGAGCGCGCGCGGTGCGGTGCCGTCATCGCGGGGCGCCGCGCGCAGTTCGCGTTCGCGGCCGGTCGGTGCGGTCAGGTCGCTCATGCACACAGGGTAGGTCGAGTGAGCCGCACGGCGAAAGGCCGACCCGCCCTTGCCGAACGATTCATAGCGACATATCGTTAACCATCGTCCAATTCGAGGAGGACATCATGAGCAACGCATTCCCCAGTGGCGGCTTCGGCTTCGGAGCCAGCAACGGCGCAGGAAACCCGCTCGCGGGTGTGTGGGAGGCGATGGACCAGCTGCGCAGCACCTTCGAGCAGCGTCCCGGCACCTCGCGCATGGCCCGCGGCGACGTACGTGCGGCCGTCATCTCGCTGCTCGCCGAGAAGCCGATGCACGGCTACCAGATCATCAGCGAGATCGGCGAGCGTTCGGGCGGCGCCTGGAAGCCGAGCGCCGGATCGGTCTACCCGACGCTGCAGCTGCTCGCCGATGAGGGCCTGATCACCGCCGAAGAGCAGGGTGGCCGCAAGACCTACTCGCTCACCGAAGCGGGTATCGCCGAGTCGGAAGAGGCCGCCGCCAAGCCCGCCCCGTGGGAGAACGCCGGCAACCGCGCGCCCGGGCACCTCGCCCTGCTTCCCAAGGCCGGCATGGAGCTCGCCAGCGCCACCGCGCAGCTCGCCCGCACCGGAACCCCCGAACAGGTCGACGAGGGCGTCGCCGTGCTCGAAGACGCGCGCCGCAAGCTGTACGCGATTCTCGCCGAAGGGTGACGATCGACGAGGGGGCGTCGATGGCGGATGCCCGAGACTCGCGCGTCGCCGAACCGCGCGCCGGCAGGGATGCCGCGGGACGCGCCCGCTACCGGCGCATCCTGCGCTTCGCGGCGCGCGCGTTCGTGCAGATCTGGTGGTTCGAACTCGTGCTGCCCCGGGTGGGGATGGCGCATGTCGCCGAACGCACGCGCGACGATCGGATGCTGGCGCTCGCCCGTCGCTTCCGCACGCTCGCGGTGGCGCTGGGCGGGCTGATGATCAAGATCGGCCAGTTCATGTCGTCGAGGCTCGACGTGCTGCCGCCCGAGATCACGGCCGAACTTGCCGCATTGCAGGACGAGGTGCCCGCGGTGCCGTTCGATCAGATCCGCGTGGTGGCCGACACTGAACTCGGCATGCCGCTCGAGCGGGCGTTCGCCTCGTTCGATCGGATGCCCGTGGCCGCGGCATCCCTCGGTCAGGCGCACCGCGCCACCCTGCTGCCCGCGGATGCGGCCGAGACCGGTCTGGACGCGGTGATCGTCAAGGTGCAGCGTCCCGGCATCGACCGGATCGTCGAGGTCGACCTCGCGGCGCTGCGGCGGGTCGCCCGCTGGGCCCAGCGGGTGCGCATGGTCTCGGACCGCGTCGATGCGCCCGCGCTCGTCGAGGAGTTCGCGCAGACCTGCCACGAAGAGATCGACTACCTGCACGAGGCCGTGAGTGCTGAGCGCTTCGCGCAGGACTTCATCGATGATGACCGCGTCGGTGCGCCCGCGATCGTCTGGGAGCGCAGTACGCGCCGGGTGCTCACCCTCGAAGACGTCACGGCCATCAAGATCAACGACACGGTGGCGCTGCGTGCCGCCGGCATCGACCCGGCCGACATCGCCCAAGTGTTCGCCGGCGTCATGCTCGATCAGGTCTTCACCCACTCGTTCGTGCATGCCGACCCGCACCCCGGAAACATCTTCGTCACCCCGCTCGACGCCAGTGCGCGGGGCTGGCGGCTGACGTTCATCGACTTCGGCATGATGGCCGAGGTACCCGACGACCTGCGCGCCGGGCTGCGCACGCTCGTGATCGCCGTCGCCGCGCGCGACAGTCAGGGGCTCGTGCGCGCCGCGCAGCAGATCGGCGTGCTGCTGCCGTCGGCCGACACGGTTCAGCTCGAACGTGCTCTCACCGTGCTGTTCGCCCGCTTCGGAGGGATGGGCTTCAGCGAGCTGCGCGACGTCGACCCCGACGAGCTGCGCCAGTTCGGCATGGAGTTCGGCGACACCGTGCGCAGCCTGCCCGTGCAACTGCCCGAGAAGCTGCTGCTGCTCATGCGCGCCGTCTCGCTGACCTCGGGCATGTGCAGCGCGCTGGATGCGTCGTTCAACATCTGGGAGCCCGTCGAGCCGTATGCCACCAAGCTGCTGCGCGACGAGAGCGGAAACCTGGTGCAGGATCTCGTCGCGCAGTCGACCGCGAACATGGGTGCGCTGTGGCGCATGCCCGCACGCGTGGACGGACTCATCGACCGCTTCGACGCCGGCACCCTCACCTTCGACATCTCCAGCCTGGAACACCGACTCGACCGGATCATCCGCGTGGCGGTGCGGGCCGTGTCGGCAGTGTTGTTCGGCGGACTGCTGATCGGGGGCGCGCTTCTGCTCGGGCCGGTCACCTGGCTCGGGGTCACGCTCATGAGCGTTTCGGTGCTGCCGCTCCTGCACGCGGTGTTCGGGCGGCGGTAGGTTCTGCGGGTCGGGATGGGGCAGCCCGGGGCGCGTCAGGGCGGGGCGCGTCAGCGCTCGATGCGCGACTGCGCGCTCAGCCGGTGCCACCCGCGGTTGTGGTAGACCAGTGCGTCGCCCGGAGCACCGGGATCGACGTCGCGTTCGATGTGCGACTCGAGCGCATGAGCGGCGATGACGGTCGAGGTTCCGGCATCCATGCGATTGATGACGGCGCACCGCACCCACGCGCGCACTCCGGCGTACACGGGTTCGCCGGTGCTCAGGCGCGACCAGCGGTGCGTCTGAGCGAAGCGATCGATGCCACCGGTCGCGCCGAGCTTGGCGAGGTCGAGATCCTGCGCGTCGAGCAGGTGAACGACCACGCTCTCCGCGCGTGAGAGAACGTCGGATGCTGACGACAGGGCCGAGACCGAGAAGATCAGCAGCGGCGGTTCGGCGCTGACTGACACGACCGACGTGGCGGTCAGCGCGACCGGCCCGTCGCCGGCATCCGCGGTGATGACGGCGACGCCACCAGGGTGTCCGCGGAACAGTGCCTTGAACTCGTCAGCCGAGAGCGAGGCCGAGAAGCCGTGCGCCGACTCCTCGGCCCACGCCGCGGCGGGATACGCGTGGAACACGGTCAGACTCCTCGACCCGCGAGTTCTTCGCGAACGATGCTCGCGCCCGCGCTGAGCGCGCTGAGCTTCGCCAGTGCGACATCGCGACGCAACGGAGCCATGCCGCAGTTCGTGCTCGCGACGAGCTTGTCGGCATCGACGAACGCGAGCGCCTTTCGCAGTGTGTCGGCGACCTCTTCGGGGGTCTCGACCTGCTCGGTCGCGACGTCGATGGCGCCGAGCATGACCTTCTTGCCACGCAGCAGTTCGATCAGATCGGTCGGCACACGAGAGTGATGCGACTCCAGCGAGATGGTGTCGATGCTCGACCGCTGCAGCAACGGGAACGACTCCTCGTACTGCCGCCACTCCGACCCGAGCGTCGTCTTCCACTCGTTGTTGGCCGTGATCCCGTAGCCGTAGCAGATATGCACGACCGTTTCGGCGCGCAGCCCTTCTACCGCGCGCTCCAGCGCCGCGACACCCCAGTCCTTGACGTCATCGAAGAAGACATTGAAGGCGGGCTCGTCGAACTGGATGACGTCGACGCCGGCGGCTTCGAGTTCTCTGGCCTCTTGGTTGAGGATCGTCGCGAACTCCCACGCCAGCTTCTCGCGGCTCCGGTAGTGCGCGTCGTGCAGGGTGTCGACCATCGTCATCGGGCCGGGCAGAGCCCACTTGATGGGGCGGACGGTCGCGGCGCGCAAGAACTTCGCGTCGTCGACGAACACGGGCCGCTCGCGCGTGACCGCCCCGACGACGGTGGGCACGCTCGCGTCGTAGCGGTCGCGGATGCGCACGGTCTCACGCTGCTCGAAATCGACGCCGCTGAGGTGCTCGATGAACGTCGTGACGAAGTGTTGGCGGGTCTGCTCGCCGTCGCTGACGATGTCGATACCGCGCGCCGTCTGCTCCTGCACGGCCGAGCGCAGAGCATCCTGCTTGCCCTCGGCCAGCTCGGTGCCCTGCAGCTTCCACGGCGACCAGAGGGTTTCGGGCTGCGCGAGCCACGACGGTTTCGGCAGGCTGCCGACGGTGGAGGTCGGCAGGAGCGTGTGCGCGCTCGACGCCTCGTGGCCGGTCATGCGGCGGGGGTGAGGTAGTCGGCGGCCCACCGCTCAAGGACATCCTTGTGCGGGGTGATGAAGTGCTCTTCGGTGTACTTGCCCTGGGTGACAGCGAGCTGGCTGCGCTCGACCCGGTCGTACGCGATCCGCGTCTGCGAGTAGTCCTGCTGCTGCAGGCTCGGGCGGTACACAGCCGGAGCAGCCGCGTTGGCGTTGTAGATCTCGGGACGGTAGATCTTCTGGAACGTCTCCATGGTGCTGATCGTGCCGATGAGCTCCAGGTCGGAGTAGTCGCCCAGCAGGTCGCCACGGAAGTAGAAGGCGAGCGGTGCGACGCTGCCACGGGGCATGAAGTACCGCACCCGCAGCCCCATCTTGCCGAAGTAGTCATCGGTGAGCGACGAGTCGTCCTGCTCGTACTCGACGCCGAGAACGGGGTGGTGGTTGCCGGTGCGGCGGTACGTGCGGCTCGTCGAGACGCTGATGCAGATCACGGGCAGCTTCTCGAAGCGCTCCCGGTAGGCGTCGGATGCCAGGAAGTGCGCGAACAGCTTGCCGTGAAGGTCTCCGAAGTCGTCGGGGATGCCGGCGTCGGCGGACTTGATTGCGGGCAGCAGCACGCTGAAGTCGAAGTCGCGCACGTAGGACGAGAAGTTGTTGCCGACGATGCCGTGGTGGCGGGCGCCGGTGTGCTGGTCGACGATCCAGATGTCGAGCACCTCGAGCAGCGGGAACTCCCGGTCTTCGTCTGCTGCGGTGAACTCCAGCTGCGCCGAGACGATGTCGAGCTCTAGTGTGTAGCGGTCGCCGTCCGGGTTGTCCCAGCCGGCGAGGTCGTTGAAGCGACGGTCGATCATGGTCAGCGCATTGCGCAGGTTCTCCTGACGGTGCTCGCCCCGGGCCAGGTTGGCGAAGTTCGTCGTCGCGCGCGAGCTCTGCGAGGGGGAGTAGTCCTCGTCGAAGCGAGTGGTGGTGATGCTGAAAGCGAAGTCGTCCGCCATGAGGGGCCAATCCGGTGTCGAGGGGGCCTGGTGCGGCCTCCGGGAGAAGATTGATCCATCGTGCGTGAGGCACTCGGATATCGGGTAACTCGACTTGGGTATGGGTTGCCATAGAGTTTGCCTATGGCACAAGGAT
Protein-coding sequences here:
- a CDS encoding IclR family transcriptional regulator; the encoded protein is MTASDSSPAPAGVQSVARTFALLEALADAGGEEALAALAAATGLAVPTAHRLLKTLHGLGYVRQLEDRRYALGAGLIALGQQAVPPLADAALPALRQLEDAFHETANLAVLDGDLVLYAGQVASRQRMRMFTEVGRRVLPHSTGVGKAMLSTMPEPHVRALIARTGLPCFTPQTLTDPDAFIADLRRSRSRGFAADDSEQEVGVRCIAVAVPGLGQPAAISVSGPAARITDARVPDVVDALTQAAEHLAAAGR
- a CDS encoding acetylxylan esterase, with the translated sequence MPRFDLPPEQLRTYSPDVTEPADFDEFWQRTLAESRAVATPPVLRRVDSPLRTVEVYDVTFSGYAGDPVHAWLVLPAHIDGPLPGIVEYVGYGGGRGVAHEQLHWASSGYAYLRMDTRGQGSVWGNGGSTADPHGTGSSSPGFMTRGILDPHDYYYRRVFTDGVLAVDALRSLDRVDASRVAVVGSSQGGGISIAVAGLTEGLIAVMPEVPFLCHFERAIGMTDRDPYQEVVRYLSVHRDAVEPVFHTLSYFDGVTFARRATAPALFSVALMDATCPPSTVYAAKNAWAADAEIIEYPFNDHEGGLGVHWAPQAQFLAAHVGEPVSAG
- a CDS encoding DUF2520 domain-containing protein is translated as MTSFAPAPSDTTIAIIGAGRLGTTLARALRAARFRVFGPLGPGTPPRADIALLCVPDAAISETARATRPFARLIGHASGATPLDDVDFSIHPLQTFIGTEPPEIFHGITAAIAGRTPDALAAADSIARALGARPIAIDDVHRAEYHAAASFASNFVLTVLDAAEQLAERANIPPADARELLAPLIRQSVDNWVATGAGPVLTGPIARGDEATVARQRQVAEAAGLDELFDALADRTRALTDRPAA
- the panC gene encoding pantoate--beta-alanine ligase, whose amino-acid sequence is MKIVRTIAEVRAAVRDTRSRGGRIGLVPTMGAFHDGHLSLMRHARQHNDLVVVSLFVNPTQFGPAEDLSRYPRDEHRDAALAEQAGADVLFAPDVAEIYPDGFATSIHVSGLTDVLDGAARGAHHFDGVATVVTKLLGIVRPDTAYFGQKDAQQVLVVRRVARDLDLDVRIEALPTVREPDGLAMSSRNIYLDADARRRATALNRALTVASDLHRSGERDAATLVAAARWVLDAAGITPEYLELRDATDLRALTRVDDDALLAVAARVGDARLIDNHLLTASPKKPS
- the panB gene encoding 3-methyl-2-oxobutanoate hydroxymethyltransferase, with the translated sequence MSTHAAPRRRVTLADLAAKKRAGEPLVMVTAYDHPGAQIAEAAGVDLVLVGDSAAMTVLGYDSTVPITVDEMLVLTRAVRRGLDAPLLVGDLPFGSYEASDALALATAQRFVKEAGVDLVKIERGGTSVARARALVDAGIPVVGHVGLTPQSVAALGGYRAQGRTAEAAIAVIDDAIALQNAGCSLLVVEAVPSPVTAAIVDRVDFPVIGIGAGASADGQVLVFHDLLGIYDGPAARFVKRYAHLRDAAIDGVAAYAREVRSGAYPAPEHGYTMADAEEQRLRELLDRR
- a CDS encoding SDR family oxidoreductase, producing the protein MSDLTAPTGRERELRAAPRDDGTAPRALVLGATGYIGGRLTPRLLSAGYRVRVLARDAARARSFAWGDDVEIVEGEAQNADAVTRAMHDVDVVYYLVHSMGGGKDFDARDAEAAHAVADAAAASGVRRIVYLGGLHPDGAELSPHLRSRVQVGEILLASGVPTLVLQAGVVIGSGSASFEMIRHLTEVLPYMPAPKWVRNRIQPIAIRDVLHYLLGAARVDATVNAAVDIGGPDVLRYGQMMNGYALEAGLPQRAIAALPVLTPRLASLWVNLVTPVPRAIARPLVESLQNECVMKNRAIDDLIPGPEGGLMPYRRAVSLALGRVDADGVETSWQDAEVSGAPSDPLPSDPDWAGRTVFTDERTVHTSAPVAEVWRVIVGIGGQNGWYSSRFLWALRGIMDRVIGGVGLRRGRRSRTRVRPGDAVDFWRVEAVHEPTADAEAGGLLRLRAEMRVPGAAWLELRAVPDATGTRYEQRAVFFPRGLTGRLYWLAVLPFHGFIFAGMAARITAAAESGAAGSAG
- a CDS encoding PadR family transcriptional regulator, giving the protein MSNAFPSGGFGFGASNGAGNPLAGVWEAMDQLRSTFEQRPGTSRMARGDVRAAVISLLAEKPMHGYQIISEIGERSGGAWKPSAGSVYPTLQLLADEGLITAEEQGGRKTYSLTEAGIAESEEAAAKPAPWENAGNRAPGHLALLPKAGMELASATAQLARTGTPEQVDEGVAVLEDARRKLYAILAEG
- a CDS encoding ABC1 kinase family protein; protein product: MADARDSRVAEPRAGRDAAGRARYRRILRFAARAFVQIWWFELVLPRVGMAHVAERTRDDRMLALARRFRTLAVALGGLMIKIGQFMSSRLDVLPPEITAELAALQDEVPAVPFDQIRVVADTELGMPLERAFASFDRMPVAAASLGQAHRATLLPADAAETGLDAVIVKVQRPGIDRIVEVDLAALRRVARWAQRVRMVSDRVDAPALVEEFAQTCHEEIDYLHEAVSAERFAQDFIDDDRVGAPAIVWERSTRRVLTLEDVTAIKINDTVALRAAGIDPADIAQVFAGVMLDQVFTHSFVHADPHPGNIFVTPLDASARGWRLTFIDFGMMAEVPDDLRAGLRTLVIAVAARDSQGLVRAAQQIGVLLPSADTVQLERALTVLFARFGGMGFSELRDVDPDELRQFGMEFGDTVRSLPVQLPEKLLLLMRAVSLTSGMCSALDASFNIWEPVEPYATKLLRDESGNLVQDLVAQSTANMGALWRMPARVDGLIDRFDAGTLTFDISSLEHRLDRIIRVAVRAVSAVLFGGLLIGGALLLGPVTWLGVTLMSVSVLPLLHAVFGRR
- a CDS encoding flavin reductase family protein, whose translation is MFHAYPAAAWAEESAHGFSASLSADEFKALFRGHPGGVAVITADAGDGPVALTATSVVSVSAEPPLLIFSVSALSSASDVLSRAESVVVHLLDAQDLDLAKLGATGGIDRFAQTHRWSRLSTGEPVYAGVRAWVRCAVINRMDAGTSTVIAAHALESHIERDVDPGAPGDALVYHNRGWHRLSAQSRIER